One genomic window of Elaeis guineensis isolate ETL-2024a chromosome 2, EG11, whole genome shotgun sequence includes the following:
- the LOC105038698 gene encoding pentatricopeptide repeat-containing protein At1g08070, chloroplastic-like, producing MEQRLILLLQSPLRSSQLKQINALIVKSHPDLTPLFLGVLLKRSNVGHAQRTFDAIPQPDSYLCNSIITTYSKLSMHKEVLKTFFSVHHKKTQILFHSIPPVLKSCAALAASNEGKQVHSYILIHGFSSNVFIRTALIDFYSKNGDLDSATRVFDEIPVKDPVPINCLISGYSKSGNVLAARRLFDEMTRRTSSSWNSMITCYAHHGNFAEALRLFERMHTENVRPNEITLVTVLSICAKLGDLETGLKVKKLIENNDLRRDLIVQTAVLEMYVKCGAVDEARQEFDRMECRDVVAWSSMIAGYAQNGKSNEALELFERMKAENCKPNEVTLVSVLSACAQSGSVEVGERIGNYVESQGFALGVYVGSALVDMYSKCGNIKRARWIFNRMHQRDVVTWNSMIGGLAFNGFAKDAIELYQMMMEENLKPNDITFVALLTACTHVGLVDQGLKFFHGMKPIHSIAPKIEHCACIVDLLCRSGRLEDAYKFICEMEVEPNAIIWGTLLSACRVHSNVRLAELSIEKLLVLEPENSSNYVLLSSIYANAGRWEEARRVRNLMKSKNVQKLAAYSWIELEGIVHKFLVEDTTHPKSDEIYSIVDGLGLQLKWVGNASNFDLDIRDLS from the coding sequence ATGGAGCAGCGTCTCATCTTACTGCTCCAATCCCCTCTACGCTCCTCGCAACTCAAACAAATTAATGCTCTCATCGTCAAATCACACCCCGATCTCACCCCTCTCTTCCTTGGCGTTTTGTTGAAGCGTTCCAATGTTGGCCATGCCCAACGAACGTTCGACGCAATTCCTCAACCAGATTCCTACCTCTGTAACTCCATCATAACCACCTACTCCAAGCTCTCAATGCATAAAGAAGTCCTCAAAACCTTCTTCTCCGTTCACCATAAGAAGACCCAGATCTTATTTCACTCTATTCCACCCGTTCTCAAGTCATGTGCTGCGTTAGCTGCAAGCAATGAAGGAAAACAAGTTCACAGTTACATTTTGATTCACGGCTTCAGTTCCAATGTGTTTATTCGAACTGCTTTGATAGATTTCTACTCAAAAAATGGTGACCTGGATTCTGCTACAAGGGTCTTTGATGAGATCCCAGTTAAGGATCCGGTTCCTATCAATTGTTTGATATCTGGGTATTCAAAGTCTGGCAATGTTCTGGCAGCAAGACGACTTTTTGATGAGATGACCCGGAGGACATCATCATCATGGAATTCGATGATTACTTGCTATGCACACCATGGCAATTTTGCTGAAGCTTTGAGATTGTTTGAACGCATGCACACTGAGAATGTTCGGCCAAATGAGATCACTCTTGTGACAGTTTTGTCCATATGTGCGAAACTGGGCGACTTGGAAACAGGACTGAAGGTCAAGAAATTAATTGAAAATAATGATTTGCGGAGGGACTTGATTGTACAGACTGCAGTGTTGGAAATGTATGTCAAGTGTGGAGCTGTTGATGAGGCACGTCAAGAATTTGATCGGATGGAATGCAGAGATGTTGTTGCATGGAGCTCCATGATTGCTGGTTATGCTCAAAATGGGAAATCGAATGAGGCTCTGGAGCTCTTCGAGAGGATGAAGGCAGAGAATTGTAAGCCAAATGAAGTTACTCTTGTAAGTGTCTTGTCTGCATGTGCCCAATCGGGCTCTGTAGAAGTTGGAGAGCGTATTGGAAATTATGTTGAGAGCCAAGGTTTTGCATTGGGTGTTTATGTGGGTTCAGCACTGGTTGACATGTATAGTAAGTGTGGGAATATAAAAAGAGCTCGTTGGATTTTTAATAGGATGCATCAAAGGGATGTTGTTACTTGGAATTCAATGATTGGAGGGCTGGCATTCAATGGGTTTGCAAAAGATGCGATTGAGCTCTATCAAATGATGATGGAAGAGAATTTGAAGCCAAATGATATAACTTTTGTTGCACTGCTGACTGCTTGTACTCATGTGGGTCTAGTTGATCAGGGACTCAAGTTTTTTCATGGTATGAAACCAATCCATAGTATTGCGCCAAAAATTGAACATTGTGCTTGTATAGTTGACCTCCTGTGCAGATCTGGAAGGTTGGAAGATGCTTATAAATTTATTTGTGAGATGGAAGTAGAGCCTAATGCTATCATCTGGGGTACACTGCTGAGTGCTTGTAGAGTTCACTCAAATGTTCGGCTTGCGGAGCTCTCAATTGAAAAGCTTCTAGTGTTGGAACCAGAGAATTCTTCTAATTATGTTCTTCTTTCCAGTATATATGCTAATGCAGGTAGATGGGAAGAAGCAAGAAGGGTGAGGAATTTAATGAAGAGCAAAAATGTCCAGAAGCTGGCTGCATATAGCTGGATAGAATTGGAGGGTATAGTGCACAAATTTCTGGTGGAAGACACCACTCATCCAAAATCTGATGAGATCTACAGCATTGTAGATGGATTAGGCTTACAATTGAAGTGGGTTGGCAATGCTTCAAACTTCGATTTAGATATTCGTGATCTTTCATAA
- the LOC105052161 gene encoding ABC transporter A family member 2 isoform X1 — translation MELRSGAGLVAQQYRALLKKNAILTWRHKRSAFLQLFSSLFFIFLIFCIDRAIRSRFSSNTAYKNVYDPEAIVSPPIPPCEDKFFIKKPCFDFVWSGNSSARIARIVSAIMRNNPGRSIPSDKVKSFSTPEEVDAWLFSDPMHCPGALHFVETNATVISYGIQTNSTPVAKRGNYEDPTFKFQIPLQVAAEREIARSLIGDPNFSWEVGFKEFAHPATETFSAVGTAGPTFFLAIAMFGFVFQISSLVAEKELRLRQAMSIMGLYESAYWLSWLTWEAFLTLLAALFTVLFGMMFQFDFFLNNSFAVLFVMFFLFQLNMVAFAFMISTFISKSSAATTVGFSIFIVGFLTQLVTTFGFPYTDSFSKTYRVIWSLFPPNLLAKALDLLGNATATSQDKGISWKGRGECTAHEPDCVINIQDIYEWLISTFFLWFVLAIYLDNIIPNSNGVRKSILYFLNPSYWTGKGGNKVEEGGICSCTGSIPPLDDAALNDEDVLAEETTVKQQVANDEIDSSVAVQIRGLRKTYPGTTNIGCCKCRKTPPYHAVKGIWLNLAKDQLFCLLGPNGAGKTTVISCLTGITPITGGDALIYGYSVRSSVGMSNIRRLIGVCPQFDILWDELSAEEHLHLFASIKGLHPSTIKSVTEKSLAEVKLTNAAKVRAGSYSGGMKRRLSVAIALIGDPKLVFLDEPTTGMDPITRRHVWDIIEDAKRGRSIILTTHSMEEADILSDRIAIMAKGKLHCIGTSIRLKSRFGTGYITNVSFLGNTSGQTPNTHSNEATSELHLKLVMQFFKEHLNLNPKEESKTFLTFVIPHEKEGLLTSFFSELQDREKEFGISDIQLGLTTLEEVFLNIAKQAELDSSAEGNLVTLNLSSGTSIQIPKGARFVGIPGTESSENPGGLMVEVYWEQDDSGNLCISGHSSETPIPPNIQLTANPALSRRSFRRESAPIVGYVIDPDQVLNGQ, via the exons ATGGAGTTGCGGAGCGGAGCTGGTCTCGTGGCGCAGCAGTACAGGGCGCTGCTGAAGAAGAACGCGATCTTGACGTGGAGGCACAAGCGATCGGCGTTCCTCCAGCTCTTCTCCTcgctcttcttcatctttctcatCTTCTGCATCGATCGCGCGATCCGGTCCCGGTTCTCGTCCAACACCGCCTACAAGAACGTCTACGATCCCGAGGCGATCGTCTCCCCTCCCATTCCGCCCTGTGAggacaagttcttcatcaagaaGCCATGCTTCGACTTCGTCTGGAGCGGCAATTCCAGCGCCCGGATCGCTCGGATCGTCTCCGCTATCATGAGGAACAACCCCGGGCGGTCGATACCTTCCGACAAG GTTAAATCTTTCAGTACTCCTGAGGAAGTTGATGCATGGCTCTTTAGTGACCCTATGCATTGCCCTGGTGCTTTGCATTTTGTGGAAACAAATGCAACTGTGATAAGCTATGGTATTCAGACTAACTCCACTCCTGTAGCTAAAAGGGGAAACTATGAGGACCCCACTTTCAAATTCCAAATTCCACTTCAAGTTGCTGCCGAGCGTGAAATTGCAAGATCTCTGATCGGAG ATCCAAACTTTAGCTGGGAAGTGGGATTTAAAGAATTTGCTCACCCCGCTACGGAAACTTTCTCTGCGGTTGGGACGGCAGGACCAACCTTTTTCCTTGCCATTGCAATGTTTGGTTTCGTGTTTCAGATTAGTTCCTTGGTTGCAGAAAAAGAACTTAGACTTCGTCAG GCGATGTCTATAATGGGCCTTTATGAATCTGCTTATTGGCTATCTTGGCTTACATGGGAGGCTTTTCTAACACTCCTTGCAGCACTTTTCACAGTACTTTTTGGGATGATGTTTCagtttgattttttcttgaaTAACAGTTTTGCTGTTCTATTCGTCATGTTCTTCCTTTTCCAACTTAATATG GTCGCCTTTGCTTTCATGATATCAACCTTCATCAGCAAGTCATCAGCAgccaccactgttggattttcgaTATTCATAGTTGGCTTCTTGACTCAG CTTGTTACAACATTTGGGTTTCCATATACGGACTCCTTCTCAAAAACATACCGAGTGATATGGTCTTTGTTTCCCCCCAACCTTCTTGCAAAAGCTCTTGATTTGCTAGGCAATGCAACCGCCACTTCTCAAGACAAAGGAATTAGCTGGAAGGGACGTGGAGAATGTACTGCACATGAACCTGACTGCGTGATAAATATC CAAGATATCTATGAATGGCTCATATCCACATTCTTTTTGTGGTTTGTTCTGGCAATTTATTTGGACAATATAATTCCAAATTCAAATGGTGTGAGAAAatcaatattatattttttgaatccTTCATACTGGACTGGAAAAGGTGGAAACAAGGTGGAAG AAGGTGGCATCTGCAGCTGCACTGGTTCAATTCCACCTTTGGATGATGCTGCTCTGAATGATGAGGATGTTCTTGCAGAGGAAACTACAGTGAAACAGCAAGTGGCTAATGATGAAATTGATTCTAGTGTTGCAGTTCAAATACGTGGCCTTAGAAAAACTTACCCTGGCACCACAAACATTGGTTGCTGCAAATGCCGAAAAACTCCACCTTATCATGCTGTTAAG GGCATTTGGTTAAACCTTGCAAAAGATCAGCTATTTTGCCTTCTTGGTCCCAATGGAGCTGGGAAAACTACTGTGATTAGTTGTCTGACTGGCATTACACCAATTACTGGAGGAGATG CATTGATTTATGGCTATTCTGTTCGAAGTTCTGTGGGTATGTCAAACATTCGAAGGCTGATAGGGGTTTGTCCCCAG TTTGATATTTTGTGGGATGAATTATCAGCTGAAGAGCACCTGCATCTGTTTGCTAGTATTAAGGGTTTGCACCCTTCTACAATCAAATCG GTAACTGAAAAGTCATTAGCTGAAGTAAAACTTACCAATGCAGCTAAAGTTAGAGCTGGGAGTTATAGTGGAGGGATGAAGCGCCGCCTCAGCGTTGCAATAGCCCTTATTGGGGATCCAAAATTGGTTTTCTTGGATGAACCG ACCACTGGCATGGATCCTATTACTCGCAGACATGTATGGGACATAATAGAGGATGCTAAAAGAGGACGATCTATTATTTTGACAACTCATTCTATGGAGGAAGCAGACATTTTAAGTGATCGCATAGCCATAATGGCCAAGGGAAAATTGCACTGTATAGGAACTTCGATACGGCTGAAATCTAGATTTGGAACTGGTTACATCACTAATGTAAGCTTCCTTGGAAACACCTCAGGACAAACTCCAAATACTCATAGTAATGAAGCTACAAGTGaacttcatctcaagctcgtcatgCAGTTTTTCAAAGAA CATCTGAACTTGAATCCGAAAGAGGAGAGCAAGACATTTTTGACTTTTGTAATCCCTCATGAAAAAGAGGGGCTTCTGACG AGTTTTTTCTCAGAGCTCCAAGATAGGGAAAAAGAATTTGGGATTTCTGACATACAACTTGGTCTTACAACACTTGAAGAGGTGTTTTTAAATATCGCCAAACAAGCAGAACTGGACAGTTCTGCTGAAGGAAACCTGGTGACTCTGAACTTGTCATCTGGAACATCAATTCAG ATTCCAAAAGGAGCCAGGTTTGTTGGAATTCCAGGGACAGAATCATCAGAAAATCCAGGTGGTCTTATGGTTGAAGTATATTGGGAACAGGATGATTCTGGAAACCTCTGCATTTCTGGCCATTCATCTGAGACTCCCATACCTCCAAACATTCAACTTACAGCAAATCCTGCCCTTTCACGCAGATCTTTCCGTCGCGAGTCTGCACCTATAGTTGGATACGTTATTGACCCCGATCAAGTTTTAAATGGCCAGTAA
- the LOC105052161 gene encoding ABC transporter A family member 2 isoform X2 produces MELRSGAGLVAQQYRALLKKNAILTWRHKRSAFLQLFSSLFFIFLIFCIDRAIRSRFSSNTAYKNVYDPEAIVSPPIPPCEDKFFIKKPCFDFVWSGNSSARIARIVSAIMRNNPGRSIPSDKVKSFSTPEEVDAWLFSDPMHCPGALHFVETNATVISYGIQTNSTPVAKRGNYEDPTFKFQIPLQVAAEREIARSLIGDPNFSWEVGFKEFAHPATETFSAVGTAGPTFFLAIAMFGFVFQISSLVAEKELRLRQAMSIMGLYESAYWLSWLTWEAFLTLLAALFTVLFGMMFQFDFFLNNSFAVLFVMFFLFQLNMVAFAFMISTFISKSSAATTVGFSIFIVGFLTQLVTTFGFPYTDSFSKTYRVIWSLFPPNLLAKALDLLGNATATSQDKGISWKGRGECTAHEPDCVINIQDIYEWLISTFFLWFVLAIYLDNIIPNSNGVRKSILYFLNPSYWTGKGGNKVEGGICSCTGSIPPLDDAALNDEDVLAEETTVKQQVANDEIDSSVAVQIRGLRKTYPGTTNIGCCKCRKTPPYHAVKGIWLNLAKDQLFCLLGPNGAGKTTVISCLTGITPITGGDALIYGYSVRSSVGMSNIRRLIGVCPQFDILWDELSAEEHLHLFASIKGLHPSTIKSVTEKSLAEVKLTNAAKVRAGSYSGGMKRRLSVAIALIGDPKLVFLDEPTTGMDPITRRHVWDIIEDAKRGRSIILTTHSMEEADILSDRIAIMAKGKLHCIGTSIRLKSRFGTGYITNVSFLGNTSGQTPNTHSNEATSELHLKLVMQFFKEHLNLNPKEESKTFLTFVIPHEKEGLLTSFFSELQDREKEFGISDIQLGLTTLEEVFLNIAKQAELDSSAEGNLVTLNLSSGTSIQIPKGARFVGIPGTESSENPGGLMVEVYWEQDDSGNLCISGHSSETPIPPNIQLTANPALSRRSFRRESAPIVGYVIDPDQVLNGQ; encoded by the exons ATGGAGTTGCGGAGCGGAGCTGGTCTCGTGGCGCAGCAGTACAGGGCGCTGCTGAAGAAGAACGCGATCTTGACGTGGAGGCACAAGCGATCGGCGTTCCTCCAGCTCTTCTCCTcgctcttcttcatctttctcatCTTCTGCATCGATCGCGCGATCCGGTCCCGGTTCTCGTCCAACACCGCCTACAAGAACGTCTACGATCCCGAGGCGATCGTCTCCCCTCCCATTCCGCCCTGTGAggacaagttcttcatcaagaaGCCATGCTTCGACTTCGTCTGGAGCGGCAATTCCAGCGCCCGGATCGCTCGGATCGTCTCCGCTATCATGAGGAACAACCCCGGGCGGTCGATACCTTCCGACAAG GTTAAATCTTTCAGTACTCCTGAGGAAGTTGATGCATGGCTCTTTAGTGACCCTATGCATTGCCCTGGTGCTTTGCATTTTGTGGAAACAAATGCAACTGTGATAAGCTATGGTATTCAGACTAACTCCACTCCTGTAGCTAAAAGGGGAAACTATGAGGACCCCACTTTCAAATTCCAAATTCCACTTCAAGTTGCTGCCGAGCGTGAAATTGCAAGATCTCTGATCGGAG ATCCAAACTTTAGCTGGGAAGTGGGATTTAAAGAATTTGCTCACCCCGCTACGGAAACTTTCTCTGCGGTTGGGACGGCAGGACCAACCTTTTTCCTTGCCATTGCAATGTTTGGTTTCGTGTTTCAGATTAGTTCCTTGGTTGCAGAAAAAGAACTTAGACTTCGTCAG GCGATGTCTATAATGGGCCTTTATGAATCTGCTTATTGGCTATCTTGGCTTACATGGGAGGCTTTTCTAACACTCCTTGCAGCACTTTTCACAGTACTTTTTGGGATGATGTTTCagtttgattttttcttgaaTAACAGTTTTGCTGTTCTATTCGTCATGTTCTTCCTTTTCCAACTTAATATG GTCGCCTTTGCTTTCATGATATCAACCTTCATCAGCAAGTCATCAGCAgccaccactgttggattttcgaTATTCATAGTTGGCTTCTTGACTCAG CTTGTTACAACATTTGGGTTTCCATATACGGACTCCTTCTCAAAAACATACCGAGTGATATGGTCTTTGTTTCCCCCCAACCTTCTTGCAAAAGCTCTTGATTTGCTAGGCAATGCAACCGCCACTTCTCAAGACAAAGGAATTAGCTGGAAGGGACGTGGAGAATGTACTGCACATGAACCTGACTGCGTGATAAATATC CAAGATATCTATGAATGGCTCATATCCACATTCTTTTTGTGGTTTGTTCTGGCAATTTATTTGGACAATATAATTCCAAATTCAAATGGTGTGAGAAAatcaatattatattttttgaatccTTCATACTGGACTGGAAAAGGTGGAAACAAGGTGGAAG GTGGCATCTGCAGCTGCACTGGTTCAATTCCACCTTTGGATGATGCTGCTCTGAATGATGAGGATGTTCTTGCAGAGGAAACTACAGTGAAACAGCAAGTGGCTAATGATGAAATTGATTCTAGTGTTGCAGTTCAAATACGTGGCCTTAGAAAAACTTACCCTGGCACCACAAACATTGGTTGCTGCAAATGCCGAAAAACTCCACCTTATCATGCTGTTAAG GGCATTTGGTTAAACCTTGCAAAAGATCAGCTATTTTGCCTTCTTGGTCCCAATGGAGCTGGGAAAACTACTGTGATTAGTTGTCTGACTGGCATTACACCAATTACTGGAGGAGATG CATTGATTTATGGCTATTCTGTTCGAAGTTCTGTGGGTATGTCAAACATTCGAAGGCTGATAGGGGTTTGTCCCCAG TTTGATATTTTGTGGGATGAATTATCAGCTGAAGAGCACCTGCATCTGTTTGCTAGTATTAAGGGTTTGCACCCTTCTACAATCAAATCG GTAACTGAAAAGTCATTAGCTGAAGTAAAACTTACCAATGCAGCTAAAGTTAGAGCTGGGAGTTATAGTGGAGGGATGAAGCGCCGCCTCAGCGTTGCAATAGCCCTTATTGGGGATCCAAAATTGGTTTTCTTGGATGAACCG ACCACTGGCATGGATCCTATTACTCGCAGACATGTATGGGACATAATAGAGGATGCTAAAAGAGGACGATCTATTATTTTGACAACTCATTCTATGGAGGAAGCAGACATTTTAAGTGATCGCATAGCCATAATGGCCAAGGGAAAATTGCACTGTATAGGAACTTCGATACGGCTGAAATCTAGATTTGGAACTGGTTACATCACTAATGTAAGCTTCCTTGGAAACACCTCAGGACAAACTCCAAATACTCATAGTAATGAAGCTACAAGTGaacttcatctcaagctcgtcatgCAGTTTTTCAAAGAA CATCTGAACTTGAATCCGAAAGAGGAGAGCAAGACATTTTTGACTTTTGTAATCCCTCATGAAAAAGAGGGGCTTCTGACG AGTTTTTTCTCAGAGCTCCAAGATAGGGAAAAAGAATTTGGGATTTCTGACATACAACTTGGTCTTACAACACTTGAAGAGGTGTTTTTAAATATCGCCAAACAAGCAGAACTGGACAGTTCTGCTGAAGGAAACCTGGTGACTCTGAACTTGTCATCTGGAACATCAATTCAG ATTCCAAAAGGAGCCAGGTTTGTTGGAATTCCAGGGACAGAATCATCAGAAAATCCAGGTGGTCTTATGGTTGAAGTATATTGGGAACAGGATGATTCTGGAAACCTCTGCATTTCTGGCCATTCATCTGAGACTCCCATACCTCCAAACATTCAACTTACAGCAAATCCTGCCCTTTCACGCAGATCTTTCCGTCGCGAGTCTGCACCTATAGTTGGATACGTTATTGACCCCGATCAAGTTTTAAATGGCCAGTAA